In the Leptolyngbya sp. SIO1E4 genome, one interval contains:
- a CDS encoding Rieske 2Fe-2S domain-containing protein, which produces MTQLPVGDRPAAETTVALTFNFFQHWYPVSPIEDLDPTRPTAITVLGLRFVIWKPKGSTSFRIFRDRCPHRLAPLSQGRIDESGHLMCSYHGWQFDIDGHCASIPQAENATLVEQQRDHYCATPYPVREANDLLWLWPDAESLEQAESTPLPLSPQVDASKGFVWSSVVRDLEYDWQTLVENVCDPSHVPFAHHGVQGNRQMAQPIPMTVTSSTPAEILVETGGQFRSTITFQPPCRLEYAIQFGRDKQVGLVTYCVPISPGKSRIVAQFPRNFARTLLALIPRWWDHINNRNLVLDGDMVLLHYQERELLQTADLVSSWKQAYKMPASADRLVIEFRRWFDRHCQGQLPWKQVGLDPQLASPTTDAQIILDRYKQHTTHCSSCRGALTAIRRWQFGLVALAGVLVMVTALLPDAGRVQFGLPLAGITIVALGVYLLLKYWLEPKFYYVDYVHADR; this is translated from the coding sequence ATGACTCAGCTTCCTGTGGGCGATCGCCCTGCTGCCGAAACGACCGTCGCCCTAACCTTCAACTTCTTTCAGCATTGGTACCCTGTGTCACCCATTGAAGATCTCGATCCGACTCGACCAACAGCGATAACGGTACTCGGCCTCCGATTCGTTATCTGGAAACCCAAAGGATCGACATCATTTCGAATCTTTCGCGATCGCTGTCCTCATCGATTGGCCCCTCTCAGTCAAGGCCGCATTGATGAATCGGGCCATCTCATGTGTAGCTATCACGGCTGGCAGTTTGATATTGACGGTCACTGTGCCAGCATTCCTCAAGCTGAGAATGCCACACTTGTGGAGCAGCAACGAGATCACTATTGTGCAACTCCTTATCCAGTGCGAGAAGCCAACGATCTGCTGTGGCTCTGGCCCGATGCTGAATCACTTGAGCAGGCTGAATCTACACCGCTACCGCTGTCACCACAAGTCGATGCATCGAAAGGGTTTGTCTGGTCGTCAGTGGTGCGTGACTTGGAATACGACTGGCAAACCTTGGTCGAAAACGTGTGTGACCCCAGCCACGTCCCTTTTGCTCACCACGGTGTTCAAGGCAATCGCCAAATGGCTCAACCCATACCGATGACTGTCACCTCATCTACACCGGCTGAGATTTTGGTGGAAACTGGAGGCCAATTTCGCTCTACGATTACCTTTCAGCCTCCCTGTCGGTTAGAGTACGCGATTCAATTTGGGCGTGACAAACAGGTGGGGTTAGTCACTTATTGCGTGCCTATTTCTCCCGGCAAATCAAGAATCGTCGCTCAGTTTCCTCGCAACTTTGCCCGAACCTTGCTAGCCTTGATTCCTCGGTGGTGGGATCACATCAACAATCGCAACTTAGTACTTGACGGTGATATGGTGCTGCTGCACTACCAAGAGCGCGAACTTCTGCAAACAGCTGATCTGGTCTCATCCTGGAAACAAGCTTACAAAATGCCAGCCAGCGCCGACCGGCTGGTAATTGAGTTCCGTCGCTGGTTTGACCGGCACTGTCAGGGGCAGCTGCCCTGGAAGCAAGTGGGTCTCGACCCTCAACTTGCCTCCCCCACAACCGACGCGCAAATCATTCTCGATCGCTATAAGCAGCACACGACCCATTGCAGCAGTTGCCGAGGTGCTCTTACCGCTATTCGCCGGTGGCAATTTGGACTGGTGGCGTTGGCCGGGGTACTCGTGATGGTTACGGCCCTATTACCCGATGCAGGGCGCGTGCAATTCGGCTTGCCTCTAGCAGGGATTACTATTGTCGCTTTAGGCGTGTATTTGTTGCTGAAATATTGGCTTGAACCCAAATTTTATTATGTTGATTACGTTCATGCCGATCGCTAA
- the grxD gene encoding Grx4 family monothiol glutaredoxin: MTPEVKERIDSLVSGHKIMVFMKGNKLMPQCGFSNNVVQILNVLGVPFETFDVLADPEVRQGIKEYSNWPTIPQVYLNGEFLGGSDIMIELYQSGKLQETVEVALAS; encoded by the coding sequence ATGACTCCAGAAGTAAAAGAGCGCATCGATTCCCTGGTTAGCGGCCATAAAATCATGGTTTTCATGAAAGGCAATAAGCTCATGCCTCAGTGCGGCTTTTCCAATAACGTGGTTCAAATCCTGAATGTCTTGGGTGTTCCCTTTGAAACCTTTGATGTCCTTGCTGATCCAGAAGTTCGCCAGGGCATTAAAGAATATTCCAACTGGCCCACTATTCCTCAGGTTTACCTGAATGGTGAGTTCCTTGGCGGCTCTGACATCATGATTGAGCTATACCAGAGCGGCAAACTGCAAGAAACTGTAGAGGTTGCCCTCGCATCGTAA